In Niallia sp. FSL W8-0635, one genomic interval encodes:
- a CDS encoding aminotransferase-like domain-containing protein, which produces MEVVKEYPLSNRFPEMPLLSAANAKKHPDLIPFAFGHPAKESFDIPLLSQSAVSALQLDGPKALQYSGGEGPDHVVNWIQRRSKHVSIVVDKPNILVTAGSMQAIDLATRTLTDPGDHVWVEAPTFFGAIRQFSLAEVKISSIPIDENGLMTDKLESKLKEAVKNNIPIPKFIYVMPNYHNPTGVCLSIERRKKLAELAYEYNFYVLEDDAYVELCFSGEKLPSIYSFGPKRVIYLSTFSKTIAPGIRMGWAIADDDVIIQRMKMLKSDGSTSVFVQEIISHFLGEVKFENHMNRINDLYCARKEAMVDIVKEYFGEEVTFTEPEGGFFLWLTFPKEINTSEFASDALLRGVSFIESKFFYVDAAETNHIRLSFTFTNEEEIQKGVQRIAESYYRYKKSIEVLNEV; this is translated from the coding sequence ATGGAAGTAGTAAAAGAGTATCCGTTATCAAATAGGTTTCCAGAAATGCCTTTATTATCTGCAGCTAATGCGAAAAAACATCCTGATTTAATTCCATTTGCCTTTGGTCATCCTGCGAAAGAATCATTTGATATTCCTTTATTGTCTCAATCAGCAGTGTCTGCATTGCAATTGGATGGTCCAAAAGCTCTGCAATATTCAGGAGGAGAAGGTCCTGATCATGTTGTAAATTGGATTCAAAGACGCTCCAAACATGTATCAATCGTAGTAGACAAACCAAATATTCTTGTTACTGCTGGTTCTATGCAAGCTATTGACTTAGCAACAAGAACCTTAACAGACCCTGGGGATCATGTTTGGGTGGAGGCGCCGACTTTTTTTGGCGCAATTAGACAATTCTCCCTTGCTGAAGTAAAAATTTCGTCAATACCTATTGATGAAAATGGTTTAATGACAGACAAACTTGAGAGTAAATTGAAGGAAGCAGTTAAGAATAATATCCCGATTCCCAAGTTTATTTATGTGATGCCAAATTATCATAATCCTACTGGTGTTTGCTTATCGATAGAAAGAAGAAAGAAGCTTGCTGAACTTGCTTATGAATATAATTTTTATGTACTAGAAGATGATGCATATGTAGAGCTTTGTTTTTCTGGAGAGAAATTGCCCTCTATTTATTCTTTCGGTCCGAAAAGGGTTATTTATTTAAGTACCTTTTCTAAAACGATTGCACCAGGAATTAGAATGGGCTGGGCTATAGCGGATGATGATGTAATTATCCAGCGAATGAAAATGTTAAAATCAGATGGATCCACAAGTGTTTTTGTTCAAGAAATTATTTCTCATTTCTTGGGAGAAGTAAAATTTGAAAACCATATGAATAGAATAAATGATTTATATTGTGCTAGGAAAGAAGCAATGGTTGACATAGTAAAGGAATATTTTGGAGAGGAAGTAACATTTACCGAGCCAGAAGGAGGCTTCTTTCTTTGGTTAACCTTTCCTAAAGAAATAAATACAAGTGAATTTGCTAGTGATGCACTTTTAAGAGGGGTTAGTTTTATTGAAAGTAAATTCTTTTATGTAGATGCTGCAGAAACCAATCATATAAGACTAAGTTTTACTTTTACAAATGAAGAGGAGATTCAAAAAGGAGTTCAGCGAATTGCAGAGTCATATTACCGATACAAAAAAAGCATCGAAGTATTAAACGAGGTGTAA